One stretch of Argiope bruennichi chromosome 3, qqArgBrue1.1, whole genome shotgun sequence DNA includes these proteins:
- the LOC129963472 gene encoding uncharacterized protein LOC129963472, whose amino-acid sequence MLRIAIHIHPNILSSQCYIRYVDDSNSVDTIQVECFTSKLELLLLKNDEIIKNVKISSPKDIFIPSSLLSDSDSSIYSNSTIICRTKLTPAGQHVADCSFRLQISGGDQSDESKSEQNFDVKDYFKEQFKNRIHWNLLCARCGNHLPIKPLFIDNVKEYCNSELSEEWFCHRNDAQSIIQPSSEILYVDDISFYLYPRPNSDNSCQKATGSQKSDCINNRSTNCSNVSCSGINCTNKSAEIRKKTDQNALVVNSSVDPNVDSSNLKQTDSSVRSCVHHACDDCKHSTDDKNEYLNNSKGFIECQSCGDVLTAEKSPRPFIRFYFDKLMFKDPSCTDNNLEYARQITLLSFWSLVKKNESPPLPSRLFLQSKVRDEDRCLLLWIPNTPIRQFLLQDSFEGIPQEVNLKLEPVYKILYFVGTSHSEKVRSWRHDFNVDYYRVSDTMVKTIAEILDASSNYLPQTTEAADFSCGFMKAPSHLLQQL is encoded by the exons ATGTTGCGTATTGCAATACAtattcatccaaatattttatcttcgcAGTGTTATATTCGGTATGTCGATGATTCTAATTCTGTCGACACGATTCAAGTAGAATGTTTTACCTCCAAATTAGAATTATTGCTGCTTAAGAatgatgaaatcattaaaaatgtaaaaatcagctccccaaaagatatttttattccttcgtcATTATTATCTGATTCCGATTCTTCTATATATTCAAACTCGACCATCATATGCCGGACAAAATTGACACCAGCTGGGCAGCATGTCGCGGATTGTAGCTTTCGATTGCAAATATCTGGAGGCGATCAATCCGATGAGTCGAAATCAGagcaaaattttgatgtaaaggaTTATTTCAAAGAGCAGTTTAAAAACCGTATCCATTGGAATTTGTTGTGCGCTAGATGTGGAAATCACTTGCCCATAAAACCTTTATTCATCGATAATGTTAAGGAATACTGCAATTCTGAACTATCCGAAGAATGGTTTTGCCACAGGAATGATGCACAATCAATTATTCAGCCATCATCGGAGATTCTTTACGTGGatgatatttccttttatttatatccCAGACCAAATTCGGATAATAGTTGTCAAAAGGCAACTGGCAGTCAAAAGAGTGACTGTATCAACAATCGAAGTACTAATTGTTCAAATGTTTCTTGTTCAGGTATTAATTGCACAAATAAATCTgctgaaatcagaaaaaaaactgATCAAAATGCTCTAGTTGTGAATAGTTCTGTTGATCCAAATGTGGATTCTTCCAATTTGAAGCAAACTGATTCTTCAGTCAGAAGTTGCGTACATCATGCCTGTGATGATTGCAAGCATTCTACTGATGATAAAAACGAATACTTGAATAATTCCAAAGGTTTTATTGAATGCCAGTCATGTGGTGATGTTTTGACTGCAGAGAAATCCCCACGTCCATTCATTaggttttattttgataaactgaTGTTCAAAGATCCCTCTTGTACTGATAATAATTTGGAATATGCTCGCCAAATAACATTGCTGTCATTCTGGAGTTTGGTGAAGAAAAATGAGTCCCCACCATTGCCATCTAGACTCTTCCTCCAAAGCAaa GTTCGTGATGAAGACCGCTGTCTTTTGCTGTGGATTCCAAACACCCCTATCCGCCAGTTCTTACTACAAGATTCCTTCGAAGGCATTCCTCAGGAGGTCAACCTGAAGCTGGAGCCGGTCTACAAAATCCTGTACTTCGTTGGTACCTCCCACTCCGAAAAGGTCCGCTCCTGGCGGCACGATTTTAACGTCGATTACTACCGTGTCAGTGACACGATGGTCAAGACAATCGCTGAGATTTTGGATGCTTCCTCCAACTATTTGCCCCAAACGACCGAGGCTGCAGATTTCTCTTGCGGCTTCATGAAGGCGCCCTCTCATTTGCTGCAGCAATTGTGA